In one Actinomycetes bacterium genomic region, the following are encoded:
- a CDS encoding DNA-3-methyladenine glycosylase I, with the protein MPSPTAADGGPPAAASPQTTGITVGEDGVARCWWCGDDPLYRGYHDAEWGRPVADDRRLFEKLCLEGFQSGLSWLTILRKRENFRRAFDGFEIQAVARFGAADVDRLLADAGIVRNRAKIQATIDNARRCAELVDEFGGFAAYVWRFEPDVRSRPHVVDHATLMQLSQSPESKAMSKDLRRRGWSFVGPTTAYAFMEAMGLVNDHLHQCDVQADVEHERHGFERPRPAGPTRA; encoded by the coding sequence ATGCCGAGCCCGACAGCGGCGGACGGTGGGCCGCCAGCAGCAGCGTCGCCCCAGACCACCGGCATCACAGTCGGCGAGGACGGCGTCGCCCGATGCTGGTGGTGTGGCGACGATCCTCTGTACCGCGGCTACCACGACGCGGAGTGGGGCCGTCCCGTCGCAGACGATCGGCGCCTGTTCGAGAAGCTGTGCCTGGAGGGGTTCCAGTCGGGACTGAGCTGGCTCACGATCCTGCGCAAGCGGGAGAACTTCCGCCGGGCGTTCGACGGCTTCGAGATCCAGGCCGTCGCCCGGTTCGGTGCAGCGGACGTCGACCGGCTGCTGGCCGACGCGGGCATCGTCCGCAACCGGGCGAAGATCCAGGCGACGATCGACAACGCCCGCCGCTGCGCCGAGCTGGTCGACGAGTTCGGCGGCTTCGCCGCCTACGTATGGCGATTCGAACCCGACGTGCGCTCGCGTCCCCACGTCGTCGATCACGCGACCCTGATGCAGCTCAGCCAGAGCCCGGAGTCGAAGGCGATGAGCAAGGACCTGCGCCGCCGCGGATGGTCGTTCGTGGGCCCCACGACCGCGTACGCGTTCATGGAGGCGATGGGGCTCGTGAACGACCATCTCCACCAATGCGACGTCCAGGCCGACGTCGAGCACGAACGTCATGGGTTCGAGCGGCCGCGACCGGCGGGCCCGACCCGGGCATAG
- a CDS encoding low temperature requirement protein A encodes MRPDQARDAGTGPTEVRVSTIELFFDLVFVFAITQLTSLLAGDPTAVGLGRVALIFGNL; translated from the coding sequence ATGCGACCCGACCAGGCGCGCGACGCAGGGACCGGCCCGACGGAGGTGCGGGTCTCGACCATCGAGCTGTTCTTCGACCTGGTCTTCGTCTTCGCCATCACGCAGCTGACGAGCCTGCTGGCCGGCGACCCGACCGCGGTGGGCCTGGGTCGCGTCGCGCTGATCTTCGGCAACCTGT